In Flavobacteriales bacterium, one genomic interval encodes:
- a CDS encoding OmpA family protein: MFNYRCIVPSIVLLIIAILGCVQDTHGQELVVNGSFEDHSKCPRSVAPNKLKGISNVRSVASSPTYFNSCSQVVGVPQNWAGHQTAKDGEGYMGMVLTSQNGDRTDRQYVQLELKEPLQNGHRYAVSFWVNAADGSGYVTDRIGACFTTMDRSRKGVLHDLIGKPDLENPLDRFLSDTTAWMKVDGTYNAKGGERFLIVGNFQRYGYSSRKAMIPNSGNSVLANVESNYLEMNDPDPDRGRFLRALSKQAYCLLDEVSVVPLGSNVSVDLLTQERACAIEPMNERGMQLIPDPSFDHNTDGPRSFWQNASGGAPDLMDGMAGIYLFSGADKDHREFIETPLKTTIDPCGIYHYSMRILRNSTYGFAVDKIGIALVENFKRTMQREPLEHLSQWSSPSELIMDNPSECITLCGEVRPGNCATDLLLGNFSVDSATTIFTTDPNGGPYAYYFVDDISLVRTGTDSSCTLICGSISEDIVPVENTFLFADQEIVPIHFETSSHLPDTLDRQVLVDLRSALEFDPTLMIIVEGHTDDTGTEAENKALGLRRANAIKDLLIQAGIPMMNIQVDAVGSERPIGQNVTETGRAMNRRVEIRWQKADQ; this comes from the coding sequence ATGTTCAATTATCGCTGCATCGTTCCATCCATAGTTCTGTTGATCATAGCTATCCTTGGTTGTGTGCAGGATACACACGGACAGGAATTAGTTGTCAACGGTAGTTTTGAGGATCATTCTAAATGTCCGAGGTCGGTTGCACCTAACAAGCTCAAAGGCATTTCTAACGTGCGTTCGGTAGCGTCATCTCCAACGTACTTCAATAGTTGCTCGCAGGTCGTTGGCGTTCCGCAGAATTGGGCGGGCCATCAAACCGCTAAGGATGGTGAAGGGTATATGGGTATGGTGCTGACCTCTCAGAATGGTGACCGGACCGATCGGCAATATGTGCAATTGGAACTGAAGGAGCCATTGCAGAATGGTCATAGGTATGCTGTATCCTTCTGGGTGAATGCGGCGGATGGAAGCGGTTATGTTACGGATCGCATAGGAGCTTGTTTCACAACAATGGATCGATCACGCAAGGGGGTACTCCATGACCTTATCGGGAAACCGGATCTGGAGAATCCACTCGACCGGTTCCTTTCTGATACGACGGCGTGGATGAAAGTGGATGGGACATATAACGCGAAAGGCGGAGAGCGGTTTTTGATCGTTGGGAATTTTCAACGCTATGGATACAGCAGTAGAAAAGCCATGATCCCAAATTCAGGAAATTCCGTTCTGGCCAATGTCGAAAGCAACTATTTGGAAATGAACGATCCGGATCCTGATCGTGGTCGCTTCCTCCGCGCGCTGTCCAAGCAAGCCTATTGTTTATTGGATGAAGTTTCCGTTGTGCCTTTAGGGTCGAATGTTTCAGTAGACTTACTAACGCAAGAGCGCGCTTGCGCCATTGAACCCATGAACGAGCGGGGCATGCAACTCATACCGGATCCATCATTCGATCATAATACGGATGGACCACGATCATTCTGGCAGAATGCTAGCGGCGGTGCGCCTGATCTAATGGATGGCATGGCCGGGATCTATTTATTCTCCGGGGCCGATAAGGATCACCGTGAATTCATTGAAACGCCATTGAAAACAACGATCGACCCTTGCGGAATATATCACTACAGTATGCGTATTCTTCGGAACTCGACATACGGTTTTGCTGTCGATAAGATCGGGATCGCGTTAGTAGAGAATTTCAAGCGAACAATGCAGCGCGAACCGCTGGAACATTTATCGCAGTGGTCTTCACCAAGTGAGCTGATCATGGATAACCCATCTGAATGCATCACGCTATGCGGAGAGGTCCGACCCGGAAATTGCGCAACGGATCTCCTCCTAGGCAATTTCAGTGTCGATTCAGCAACGACCATTTTCACTACGGATCCCAATGGTGGACCTTATGCCTATTACTTTGTGGATGATATTTCTTTAGTGCGCACTGGTACCGACAGCAGCTGTACGTTGATCTGTGGCAGTATTTCAGAAGATATAGTTCCGGTTGAGAATACCTTCCTATTCGCGGATCAAGAAATTGTACCGATCCATTTCGAAACGTCCAGCCATTTACCGGATACATTGGATCGGCAGGTGCTCGTTGATCTGCGTAGTGCGTTGGAATTTGATCCCACTTTAATGATAATTGTTGAGGGTCACACGGATGATACAGGAACCGAGGCTGAGAATAAGGCCTTGGGGCTACGCAGAGCGAACGCCATAAAAGACCTTCTGATCCAAGCTGGTATCCCCATGATGAACATTCAAGTAGATGCGGTTGGCAGCGAAAGACCGATCGGACAGAATGTCACGGAGACAGGCCGAGCAATGAATCGTAGGGTGGAAATTAGATGGCAGAAAGCTGATCAGTGA
- the polA gene encoding DNA polymerase I, protein MPSTTPDKRLFLLDAFALIYRAYFSFIKNPRINSAKLNTSAAFGFTLTLLDLIKREKPTHIAVVFDTAAPTERHETMIEYKANREEMPDDIRSNIPYIRRIIEAFNIPILESDGYEADDVIGTLAKKAEKEGFTTYMVTPDKDFGQLVTEHIKMYKPGRQGSPPEVLGIKEICDRWGLERTEQVIDILGLMGDAVDNIPGIPGIGEKTAMKLVKQFGSLEGVLAGVDQLKGKQQQNVREFAEQGRMSKQLATILIDAPVDLDPTSLHLDPPDKEKILAVFSELEFRNLTKTVLGESDEADSPDNSRSASPVARKQRTHPSQVDLFGSGTDEDGNVVLTEMATIGSVTHNYMLVDPEKDLDVLLAQLGKLKKFCFDTETTSTDQLKAELVGLAFSWKAHEGYYIPVPADRNEAQKVVDRFRSVLEDPTVTKVAQNAKYDVMVMANYGIEVKGQLFDTMIAHYLLHPELRHGMDYLSETYLQYRPVSIETLIGPKGKNQRNMRDADVNDVKEYSAEDADITWQLHELFAPELKSDQVEGLFNDLEMPLVNVLAAMEREGIRLDIPALKAFSEELAVDLQRLQEEIRTSCGGIVFNLDSPKQLGEVLFDQLKIGGESVKKTRTGQYQTSEDVLSGLVNAHPIIPLILDYRSLRKLKGTYVDTLPAAADPNTGRVHTNYLQAVAATGRLASNEPNLQNIPIRTEKGREIRKAFVPRGDGYELLSADYSQIELRVIAHMSGDANMQEAFKQGLDIHAATAAKVFNVDIAAVTREQRSRAKAVNFGIAYGQGAFGLSQNLNIPRAEAKQIIDDYFAQFPGVRSYMDEQITYCREHGYVKTMLGRRRYLPDITSGNNTVRSAAERVAINAPMQGTAADIIKMAMVRIHDRLAMERLKSKMLLQVHDELVFDVELSEADVVKDIVKELMEGALVLDVPLVVDMQMGKNWLEAH, encoded by the coding sequence ATGCCATCCACTACGCCCGACAAACGCCTTTTTTTGTTAGACGCGTTCGCCCTGATCTATAGGGCTTATTTCAGTTTTATTAAAAATCCACGGATCAACAGTGCTAAACTGAATACTAGCGCGGCCTTTGGATTCACGCTAACGTTACTTGACCTTATTAAGCGCGAGAAACCTACCCATATTGCCGTAGTATTCGATACCGCAGCACCTACGGAACGGCATGAGACCATGATCGAATACAAGGCCAATAGGGAAGAAATGCCGGATGACATCCGCAGCAACATACCCTACATCCGGCGGATCATAGAAGCGTTCAATATCCCTATACTTGAAAGCGATGGTTACGAGGCGGACGACGTGATCGGTACGCTTGCCAAAAAGGCGGAGAAAGAAGGCTTCACCACGTACATGGTCACGCCAGATAAGGATTTTGGCCAGCTGGTGACCGAACATATCAAAATGTACAAGCCCGGTCGGCAAGGATCGCCACCAGAGGTATTGGGCATAAAGGAGATCTGTGATCGTTGGGGTCTTGAGCGCACGGAACAGGTAATTGATATCCTTGGGTTGATGGGTGACGCGGTGGATAATATTCCTGGAATACCTGGTATCGGTGAAAAGACCGCCATGAAACTTGTAAAACAGTTCGGTAGTTTGGAAGGGGTACTTGCCGGAGTTGACCAGCTTAAAGGGAAGCAACAACAAAATGTCCGTGAATTCGCGGAACAAGGGCGCATGAGTAAGCAGCTTGCCACGATCTTGATCGATGCACCTGTGGATCTCGACCCTACCAGCTTGCACCTGGACCCACCAGATAAAGAAAAGATCCTGGCTGTATTCAGTGAGCTGGAATTCAGGAATTTAACTAAGACGGTGTTAGGCGAAAGCGACGAGGCGGATTCGCCGGATAACAGCAGGTCCGCTTCACCAGTAGCACGTAAACAACGAACACATCCAAGCCAAGTGGACCTGTTCGGAAGTGGCACGGATGAAGACGGTAATGTGGTTTTAACCGAAATGGCAACGATCGGGAGCGTTACACATAATTACATGTTGGTGGACCCAGAAAAGGATCTTGATGTGCTATTGGCCCAGCTTGGTAAATTGAAAAAGTTCTGTTTTGATACGGAGACCACGAGTACTGATCAGTTAAAAGCTGAATTGGTGGGACTCGCATTCAGTTGGAAAGCACATGAAGGGTATTACATCCCGGTTCCAGCGGATCGCAACGAAGCACAAAAGGTCGTGGATCGGTTCAGGTCGGTTCTTGAAGATCCTACGGTCACCAAAGTGGCCCAGAATGCCAAGTACGATGTAATGGTAATGGCCAACTACGGGATCGAGGTAAAGGGCCAGTTGTTCGATACCATGATCGCCCATTACCTGCTCCATCCGGAACTGAGGCATGGGATGGATTACCTCAGTGAAACATACCTTCAATATCGTCCGGTTTCCATCGAAACCCTTATAGGACCGAAGGGAAAGAATCAGCGCAACATGCGCGATGCAGATGTGAATGACGTAAAGGAATATAGCGCGGAAGATGCGGATATCACATGGCAGTTGCATGAGTTGTTCGCACCCGAACTGAAGTCCGATCAGGTTGAAGGTTTATTCAATGACCTGGAAATGCCATTGGTCAATGTATTAGCGGCCATGGAACGCGAAGGCATCCGGTTGGATATACCAGCGTTGAAGGCATTCAGCGAAGAGCTTGCTGTGGACCTGCAACGTTTGCAAGAAGAGATCCGCACCTCTTGTGGGGGCATTGTCTTCAATCTTGATTCACCGAAGCAACTCGGGGAGGTGCTCTTTGATCAACTGAAGATCGGGGGTGAAAGTGTCAAGAAAACACGGACTGGCCAATACCAGACCAGTGAAGATGTACTAAGCGGGTTGGTAAACGCACATCCAATTATTCCGTTGATCCTTGATTATCGGAGTCTCAGAAAGCTGAAGGGTACGTATGTTGACACATTGCCCGCAGCTGCTGATCCGAATACAGGCCGAGTTCATACCAACTATTTGCAAGCGGTTGCGGCCACGGGTCGGTTAGCCAGCAATGAACCTAATTTGCAGAACATCCCCATTCGCACGGAGAAGGGCCGTGAGATCCGAAAGGCGTTCGTTCCAAGAGGCGACGGCTACGAATTGCTTAGCGCGGATTATAGCCAGATCGAGTTAAGGGTGATCGCTCACATGAGCGGTGATGCGAATATGCAAGAGGCGTTCAAACAGGGTCTGGACATTCACGCCGCAACAGCAGCTAAGGTCTTCAATGTGGACATTGCTGCTGTGACCCGCGAACAAAGGAGCCGAGCAAAAGCCGTGAATTTCGGTATTGCGTATGGTCAAGGAGCTTTTGGTCTTAGCCAGAACTTGAATATTCCCAGAGCAGAAGCCAAGCAGATCATCGATGATTATTTTGCTCAATTCCCTGGGGTCCGTTCGTATATGGATGAACAGATCACCTACTGCAGAGAACATGGATACGTGAAAACCATGCTTGGCCGTCGTCGTTATTTGCCGGATATCACGAGTGGGAACAATACTGTCCGATCTGCTGCGGAACGGGTGGCGATCAACGCTCCAATGCAGGGTACTGCTGCCGACATTATCAAAATGGCCATGGTCAGGATCCATGATCGTTTGGCCATGGAGCGGTTAAAGAGCAAGATGCTCTTACAAGTACATGACGAATTGGTATTCGATGTGGAACTTTCTGAAGCGGATGTCGTTAAGGATATTGTTAAAGAACTTATGGAAGGCGCCTTGGTATTGGACGTTCCACTTGTTGTTGACATGCAGATGGGGAAAAACTGGTTGGAAGCCCATTGA